A genomic segment from Legionella micdadei encodes:
- a CDS encoding acyl-CoA dehydrogenase family protein, giving the protein MDDLLFLDEQLHADERMIRDSVARFVSQEVIPLMAESFEHAQFPKQLIKKSAELGLLGLTLPAQYGGSEASYVAYGLVCQELERGDSGLRSFVSVQSSLCMYPIFRYGTEEQKMRFLPAMAAGEIIGCFGLTEPDSGSDPASMRTYAKKVDGGWLLNGAKMWITNAPIADIAIVWAKTDEGIRGFIVERDFKGFSSPEIKQKMSLRASLTGELVFEDVFVPEANLLPKTDKGLGAALSCLSQARYGIAWGAMGAAMACFDIARDYLLERKQFGKPLASFQLVQKDLAQMYTEIIKAQWMNLQIGRLKDQKRETPTMISLAKGNACREALKIARACRNLLGGNGISLEYHVIRHMLNLESVFTYEGTDNVHTLVLGRHITGINAFN; this is encoded by the coding sequence GTGGACGACTTGTTATTTCTTGATGAACAATTACACGCTGATGAACGTATGATCCGCGATAGCGTTGCACGTTTTGTTAGCCAGGAAGTTATACCATTAATGGCTGAATCATTTGAACATGCCCAATTCCCAAAACAGCTAATAAAAAAATCAGCAGAGCTGGGTTTATTGGGTCTTACTTTGCCTGCGCAATACGGTGGGTCAGAGGCTTCCTATGTGGCTTATGGTTTGGTCTGTCAAGAATTAGAACGAGGGGATAGTGGCTTACGCAGCTTTGTCTCTGTACAAAGTTCACTGTGCATGTACCCTATTTTTCGTTATGGCACTGAGGAGCAGAAAATGCGGTTTTTACCTGCTATGGCTGCAGGTGAGATCATTGGTTGCTTTGGCCTTACCGAACCTGATTCGGGCTCTGATCCTGCCAGTATGCGGACCTATGCGAAAAAGGTGGACGGAGGCTGGCTTTTAAATGGCGCAAAAATGTGGATTACCAATGCACCAATCGCTGATATTGCGATAGTCTGGGCTAAAACTGATGAGGGAATTCGTGGTTTTATTGTCGAGAGAGATTTTAAAGGGTTTAGCAGTCCGGAAATCAAGCAAAAAATGTCATTACGTGCCTCGCTGACTGGCGAGCTCGTCTTTGAAGATGTTTTTGTGCCAGAGGCAAATTTATTACCTAAAACGGATAAAGGGTTAGGCGCTGCACTAAGTTGTTTGAGTCAAGCACGATATGGCATTGCGTGGGGAGCAATGGGGGCGGCCATGGCTTGCTTTGATATTGCTCGAGATTACTTGCTTGAGCGCAAACAATTCGGTAAGCCCCTGGCGTCATTTCAACTGGTACAAAAGGATTTAGCACAGATGTATACCGAAATTATCAAGGCTCAATGGATGAATTTACAAATAGGCAGGCTAAAAGATCAGAAAAGGGAAACGCCGACGATGATTTCCTTGGCCAAAGGAAATGCGTGTAGAGAAGCATTAAAAATTGCCCGGGCTTGTCGAAATTTACTCGGTGGAAATGGCATCAGCCTTGAATATCATGTCATTCGTCATATGCTTAATCTTGAGTCAGTATTTACTTATGAAGGTACGGATAATGTGCATACTCTAGTGTTAGGGCGCCATATTACCGGTATTAATGCATTTAACTGA